From one Neofelis nebulosa isolate mNeoNeb1 chromosome 4, mNeoNeb1.pri, whole genome shotgun sequence genomic stretch:
- the NR2C2AP gene encoding nuclear receptor 2C2-associated protein, which produces MTHSLVCPETVSRVSSVLNRNTRQFGKKHLFDQNEETCWNSDQGPSQWVILEFPQRVRVSQLQIQFQGGFSSRRGHLEGSQGNEALSKIVDFYPEDNNSLQTFPVPVAEVDRLKVTFEDAADFFGRIVIYHLRVLGERA; this is translated from the exons ATGACCCACTCTTTGGTTTGTCCAGAGACAGTGAGCAG GGTGAGTTCAGTGCTGAATCGCAACACTCGGCAGTTTGGAAAGAAGCATCTGTTCGATCAGAATGAGGAAACGTGCTGGAACTCGGACCAG GGCCCCTCCCAGTGGGTGATACTAGAGTTTCCTCAGCGCGTCCGTGTCTCCCAGCTGCAGATCCAGTTCCAGGGGGGTTTCTCCAGTCGCCGGGGTCACCTGGAAG GTTCCCAGGGGAATGAGGCTCTTAGCAAGATTGTGGACTTCTACCCTGAGGACAACAACTCACTTCAG ACCTTCCCTGTGCCAGTTGCCGAGGTGGACCGGctgaaggtgacatttgaggacGCCGCTGACTTTTTTGGCCGAATTGTCATCTACCACCTGCGCGTGCTGGGGGAGAGGGCGTGA